A window of the Schlesneria paludicola DSM 18645 genome harbors these coding sequences:
- a CDS encoding sugar phosphate isomerase/epimerase family protein, translating to MIRSAVTVSLVTESKGGPFVFWDDLPAACRQAKELGFDAIELFAPCPDAVSKEELTSLLTSHELQLAAVGTGAGWVKHKLTLTSADAHVRRRAIDFIRSMIDFGGVHGAPAIIGSMQGRWGDGVSKDQAMTWLTEALNELGEHARQHGVPLIYEPLNRYETNLVNTVSAGVDLMKSLKSDNVKLLSDLFHMNIEESDLAAAIRGGGPWIGHIHFVDSNRRPAGCGHLNFAPIVAALQQIGYGGYLSAEALSWPDAPSAAEQTIHEFRRLFGSSR from the coding sequence ATGATTCGCTCCGCCGTCACCGTCAGCCTCGTCACCGAATCAAAAGGTGGTCCGTTTGTCTTCTGGGACGACCTGCCGGCCGCTTGCCGACAGGCCAAGGAACTGGGATTCGACGCCATCGAATTGTTCGCCCCCTGTCCCGACGCGGTTTCCAAAGAGGAACTGACATCTCTACTGACATCACACGAGTTGCAACTCGCGGCCGTCGGAACGGGCGCGGGCTGGGTCAAGCACAAGCTCACGTTGACAAGCGCGGACGCTCACGTTCGTCGTCGCGCCATCGATTTCATTCGATCGATGATCGATTTCGGCGGCGTTCATGGAGCGCCGGCAATCATTGGATCGATGCAGGGGCGCTGGGGCGACGGAGTCTCGAAGGATCAGGCCATGACTTGGCTGACCGAGGCTCTCAATGAACTTGGTGAACACGCCCGTCAACACGGTGTGCCGTTAATTTACGAACCTCTTAATCGTTACGAAACGAATCTGGTCAACACGGTTTCTGCAGGAGTCGACCTGATGAAGTCGTTGAAGTCCGACAACGTGAAACTTCTGTCGGATCTGTTCCACATGAATATCGAAGAGTCCGATCTGGCGGCGGCAATTCGCGGCGGAGGGCCGTGGATCGGGCACATTCATTTCGTGGATTCGAACCGTCGTCCCGCTGGATGTGGTCACTTGAATTTCGCTCCGATCGTCGCAGCGCTTCAACAAATCGGCTACGGCGGCTACCTGTCTGCAGAAGCGTTGTCATGGCCCGATGCCCCTTCTGCCGCCGAACAAACGATTCACGAATTCCGTCGCCTGTTCGGCTCGTCGCGCTGA
- a CDS encoding UbiA-like polyprenyltransferase: MLSTIRHLLELIRFSHSVFALPFALLSAALAWRLPDSPFSLTQLVGIVVCMILARSSAMAFNRIVDRRFDAQNPRTAQRHLPAGLLGLSTVVAFTLLSSAGFIAATLIFLPNPWPLRLSVPVLLFLCGYSYAKRFTIFCHYWLSAALMLSPLAAWIAIRGEVAVTPTLLSAVIFFWVGGFDILYACQDADFDRSTQLFSIPARWGIPKALRAAFVSHLLTIGCLFGLWYVAGLGTLFLVGCIAVAGLLLYEHSLVTPTDLSNVNKAFFNVNAVVSLGLLAIGLADMWLQPTLPHAQASTAAVTTISIR; this comes from the coding sequence ATGCTTTCAACGATTCGCCACTTGCTGGAATTGATCCGCTTCAGCCATTCGGTCTTCGCGTTGCCGTTCGCACTGCTCTCGGCGGCACTTGCATGGCGACTTCCCGATAGCCCGTTTTCACTGACGCAACTTGTTGGGATCGTCGTTTGCATGATTCTTGCTCGATCGTCAGCCATGGCGTTCAATCGGATCGTTGACCGTCGGTTCGATGCGCAAAATCCACGGACGGCCCAGCGGCATCTTCCTGCCGGTCTGCTCGGACTTTCCACCGTCGTGGCCTTTACGCTGCTCAGTTCCGCAGGCTTCATTGCGGCGACACTGATTTTCCTGCCCAACCCCTGGCCGCTTCGATTGTCCGTTCCGGTCCTCTTGTTTCTGTGCGGATATTCCTATGCCAAGCGGTTCACCATTTTCTGCCACTACTGGCTGTCGGCCGCGCTGATGCTGTCGCCACTCGCAGCCTGGATTGCAATTCGCGGCGAAGTCGCCGTGACGCCCACGCTGCTGTCTGCCGTGATCTTCTTCTGGGTGGGCGGATTCGACATCCTGTATGCGTGCCAGGACGCCGACTTCGATCGGTCGACCCAGCTTTTCAGCATCCCCGCTCGCTGGGGAATCCCGAAGGCATTGCGAGCCGCCTTCGTCAGCCATCTGTTGACGATCGGATGCCTGTTCGGACTGTGGTACGTCGCTGGATTGGGAACGTTGTTCTTGGTGGGCTGCATCGCTGTCGCGGGGCTGCTGCTTTATGAGCATTCGCTCGTCACGCCGACCGATTTGAGCAACGTTAACAAAGCGTTCTTCAACGTGAACGCGGTCGTCAGCCTCGGACTTCTGGCCATCGGTCTGGCGGATATGTGGCTGCAACCAACGCTGCCACACGCTCAGGCGTCTACGGCCGCCGTCACCACCATCTCAATCAGATAA
- a CDS encoding RidA family protein — translation MKDIRRIGVTRRWSDIVVHGPTAYFVEVADDPAQDMRGQVTQILAQIDGRLATLGCHRTSLLQVLIYVADLADGPILNELWEAWVPEGHAPARACVQVVLSPGYLIEMVVTAAVDA, via the coding sequence ATGAAAGACATTCGCCGGATCGGAGTCACACGACGCTGGTCGGATATCGTCGTCCATGGACCAACCGCCTATTTTGTGGAAGTGGCAGATGATCCCGCACAGGATATGCGCGGCCAGGTCACTCAGATTCTCGCACAAATCGACGGGCGATTAGCGACCCTGGGCTGTCACCGGACTTCGTTGCTTCAAGTGTTGATTTATGTCGCCGATTTGGCCGATGGGCCAATTCTAAACGAATTGTGGGAGGCGTGGGTCCCCGAAGGGCATGCGCCAGCGCGTGCGTGTGTGCAAGTCGTTTTGTCGCCTGGTTATCTGATTGAGATGGTGGTGACGGCGGCCGTAGACGCCTGA
- the hemP gene encoding hemin uptake protein HemP encodes MPPCDDRNTNPANEITPSSPTPVNSSGTPTFRYTDLSQSSNEVLIEHEGQLYRLRMTRNGKLILNK; translated from the coding sequence ATGCCACCATGCGACGATCGTAACACTAATCCAGCAAACGAGATCACACCCTCGAGCCCCACTCCGGTAAACTCGTCCGGGACTCCCACGTTCCGCTATACAGACCTGAGCCAATCCTCGAACGAAGTCCTGATTGAGCATGAAGGCCAACTGTATCGGCTACGCATGACCCGCAACGGAAAACTGATCCTCAACAAGTAG
- a CDS encoding DUF3386 family protein gives MKSIESARRFSAWRLNVMSFGFVAMAGMLTTFTQGNDSKPTEVTAVSLMKQAHDGRAEWHEFPGFRAALRVSVDGVAVEGAVSVSREGDVKVELPAGDSFAWVTSTLKSIVGHRLSSDGAIETVAFADENTVHPLGRLLKSTEASDKSLWRVQGDLLTEVHRFNDKTRFVISVVDVSRNVEGKHLPKNFSITTWDAVSGQIRSSRQVSNEWVRVGKIDLPVKLRAVICKDDGSRRVEQIELLNPELLPANASAAAAR, from the coding sequence ATGAAATCGATTGAATCCGCACGACGGTTTTCCGCGTGGCGTTTGAATGTCATGTCATTTGGGTTTGTGGCGATGGCTGGGATGTTGACAACCTTCACGCAAGGCAACGATTCCAAGCCCACCGAAGTCACGGCCGTGTCGCTGATGAAGCAAGCGCACGATGGCCGCGCTGAGTGGCACGAGTTTCCCGGCTTCCGTGCGGCACTACGCGTCAGCGTGGATGGAGTTGCCGTCGAAGGGGCGGTCAGTGTCAGTCGCGAAGGCGACGTCAAGGTGGAATTGCCTGCGGGAGACTCGTTCGCCTGGGTGACATCGACGTTGAAATCGATCGTCGGTCATCGTCTCTCTAGTGATGGCGCGATCGAGACCGTTGCATTCGCCGACGAAAATACGGTGCACCCGTTGGGGCGACTGCTGAAATCGACGGAGGCTTCGGACAAAAGCTTGTGGCGGGTTCAGGGGGACTTGCTGACAGAAGTCCACCGTTTTAACGACAAAACCCGATTTGTCATCAGCGTGGTAGATGTATCGCGCAATGTCGAAGGCAAGCACCTGCCCAAAAACTTCAGTATCACAACGTGGGACGCGGTCTCGGGGCAGATACGATCCAGCCGACAGGTCTCTAACGAATGGGTGCGCGTTGGGAAGATCGATCTCCCCGTAAAATTGCGGGCCGTGATCTGTAAGGACGACGGGTCACGCCGCGTCGAGCAGATCGAGTTGCTGAATCCGGAACTCTTGCCAGCGAACGCGAGTGCCGCTGCGGCTCGCTGA
- a CDS encoding DUF1559 domain-containing protein — protein sequence MPCSRPGRRAFTLIELLVVIAIIAVLIALLLPAVQQAREAARRSQCSNNLKQIGLAIHNYHDTYNQFPLSSVDSTLSRSGAFASILPFIDQANVYQIYDFSLGNSDAANLKAVSQRINVYLCPSAPFRRAVPISGCDANDRAPGTYAVSTGSDDPYGTVAAGNPNNGAIVNCGSGKTAMRDLTDGATNTFLAGESAWNFADYTFTSGPCNGQIRWGFGYWSSPYPLATAFTTKGPFNPKSRDGDSTRLSNFRSEHIGAVNMMLSDGSVRFFGENIDHKLLDSLATRAGGEVVGEF from the coding sequence ATGCCGTGTTCACGCCCAGGTCGTCGCGCCTTTACGTTGATTGAATTGCTGGTGGTCATCGCGATTATCGCGGTCTTGATCGCCCTGCTGCTGCCAGCCGTGCAGCAGGCGCGCGAGGCCGCTCGTCGATCTCAGTGCAGCAACAATCTCAAGCAAATTGGCCTGGCGATTCACAACTATCACGACACGTATAATCAGTTTCCGCTAAGCTCCGTCGATTCGACGCTCTCGCGTTCAGGAGCGTTTGCCAGCATTCTTCCGTTCATCGATCAGGCGAATGTCTATCAAATCTACGATTTCAGTCTGGGAAATTCAGACGCGGCAAATCTGAAGGCGGTTTCGCAGCGAATCAATGTTTACTTGTGCCCGTCAGCTCCGTTCCGTCGCGCGGTGCCGATCAGCGGTTGCGATGCTAATGATCGCGCGCCAGGAACATATGCTGTGAGCACGGGAAGCGATGACCCATACGGCACGGTGGCGGCTGGGAATCCAAATAATGGTGCGATCGTGAATTGCGGGAGCGGAAAAACCGCGATGCGCGATCTGACCGACGGGGCAACCAACACCTTTCTTGCTGGTGAATCGGCCTGGAACTTTGCCGACTACACATTCACCTCGGGGCCTTGTAACGGGCAGATTCGTTGGGGCTTTGGCTATTGGTCGTCTCCCTATCCGTTGGCGACGGCGTTCACGACCAAAGGCCCCTTCAATCCAAAATCGCGAGACGGCGACAGCACACGGCTATCGAACTTCCGCAGCGAGCACATTGGTGCGGTCAACATGATGCTCAGTGATGGCTCGGTGCGATTCTTCGGTGAGAATATCGATCACAAGCTGCTCGATTCACTTGCTACACGCGCCGGTGGCGAAGTGGTTGGCGAGTTCTGA
- the carA gene encoding glutamine-hydrolyzing carbamoyl-phosphate synthase small subunit: MLDVFGNLSAFWEIMSLLPSAKLALADGTVYSGTAFGATGEVFGEVCFNTSMTGYQEILTDPSYCGQIVAMTYPLIGNYGVNTEDVESRGLSIRGFIVRELCRQPSNFRSTDTLDSYLRKANVVGIEGIDTRSLVRRLRIRGAMTGVLSSTDLDDASLINKAQSSPSIVGQDLVAEVTPAKPFNWSEGLSDLGASGTSLVSTDTPERHVVAIDYGMKWNILRHLKAINCRVTVVPATTTAAEVLALKPDGVFLSNGPGDPRPLKYAIDTIRDLLGNVPIFGICLGHQLLGMACGAEIYKLKFGHRGANQPVLNQDTGRVEITSQNHGFAIASETLPKVLEVTHLNLNDRTIEGLRHREFPAFCVQYHPEASAGPHDSGYLFETFHQMMTKA; the protein is encoded by the coding sequence ATGCTTGATGTGTTCGGAAATCTTTCTGCATTCTGGGAAATCATGAGTCTTCTGCCATCTGCGAAATTGGCCTTGGCTGACGGAACTGTCTATTCGGGAACGGCTTTCGGCGCCACAGGCGAGGTTTTTGGAGAGGTCTGCTTCAACACCAGTATGACCGGATATCAGGAAATCCTGACCGATCCGTCCTACTGCGGTCAGATCGTCGCCATGACCTATCCCTTGATCGGAAACTACGGCGTCAACACCGAAGACGTCGAAAGTCGTGGACTGTCGATCCGCGGCTTCATCGTCCGCGAACTCTGCCGTCAACCGAGTAACTTTCGATCGACAGACACTCTCGACAGCTACTTACGCAAAGCGAACGTGGTTGGAATCGAGGGAATCGACACGCGATCACTGGTGCGCCGCCTGAGAATTCGGGGAGCGATGACCGGCGTGTTGTCGTCCACCGATCTGGACGATGCGTCGCTGATCAACAAAGCACAAAGCAGCCCCTCGATCGTCGGCCAGGATCTTGTGGCAGAAGTGACACCTGCCAAGCCGTTCAACTGGAGCGAAGGTCTCTCGGATCTGGGTGCGTCTGGTACGAGTCTGGTCTCCACAGACACTCCGGAACGCCACGTTGTGGCGATCGATTATGGGATGAAATGGAACATCCTTCGACACTTGAAGGCGATCAATTGCCGCGTGACGGTCGTGCCCGCAACGACAACCGCCGCCGAAGTCCTGGCACTGAAACCGGACGGAGTCTTTCTGTCAAATGGCCCCGGCGATCCGCGCCCCCTGAAATATGCCATCGACACCATTCGCGATCTGCTCGGCAATGTCCCGATTTTCGGAATTTGCCTGGGCCATCAATTGCTCGGCATGGCCTGCGGTGCCGAGATCTACAAGCTGAAGTTCGGGCACCGAGGTGCCAACCAGCCCGTTTTGAATCAAGACACTGGTCGCGTGGAAATCACCTCGCAGAATCACGGCTTCGCCATCGCCTCGGAAACGCTACCCAAGGTTCTGGAAGTCACGCATTTGAATCTCAACGATCGCACCATCGAGGGATTGCGGCACCGCGAGTTCCCGGCGTTCTGCGTCCAATATCACCCTGAAGCATCAGCCGGGCCGCACGACAGCGGGTATCTGTTCGAGACTTTTCATCAAATGATGACAAAAGCGTAA
- the ndk gene encoding nucleoside-diphosphate kinase, with protein sequence MERSFVMLKPDAVVRRLMGEILGRLEAKGLKIIGMKMLQVTTDLAKQHYAEHVKKPFYPLLEEFITSGPVVALAVEGPGAVAVIRAMLGSTNGREAPLGTIRGDLGMSRQMNLVHGSDSTEAAARELAIYFQPSELLTYATPLDGWLYASDEK encoded by the coding sequence ATTGAACGAAGTTTCGTCATGTTGAAGCCAGATGCCGTCGTTCGTCGTCTGATGGGTGAAATCCTCGGACGATTGGAAGCGAAGGGACTGAAAATCATCGGCATGAAGATGCTGCAAGTGACAACCGACCTGGCAAAGCAGCATTATGCCGAGCATGTGAAAAAACCATTCTATCCGCTTCTGGAAGAATTCATTACTTCGGGTCCGGTTGTCGCGCTGGCGGTCGAAGGCCCGGGCGCCGTCGCGGTGATTCGTGCAATGCTTGGCTCCACCAATGGACGTGAAGCACCCCTCGGTACAATCCGAGGCGACCTTGGAATGAGCCGCCAAATGAATCTGGTGCACGGCAGCGATAGCACTGAAGCCGCAGCACGCGAGTTGGCAATCTACTTCCAGCCGAGCGAACTTCTGACCTACGCCACTCCGCTGGATGGTTGGTTGTACGCCAGCGACGAAAAGTAG